One genomic segment of Selenomonadales bacterium includes these proteins:
- the hutW gene encoding heme anaerobic degradation radical SAM methyltransferase ChuW/HutW gives MKEGKINTLLISLTQQQRELLVGRASDDPLTKAYDRKRVVHPGVRAKPYPSTERDGVWESIMQQTAPRDEVRAAYIHIPFCSHKCLYCGFFQNFTNEDVETAYVDRLIKDLARDADKPYMKAAPIRSIFLGGGTPSALSPHNIGRLLQAVRTYLPLANDCELTLEGRVSDMVEDKMDVWFGNGVNRISIGVQSFNTKIRQMAGRLDTRETIMERMEKAASYNQAAIIIDLIFGLPGQTVETLLEDLADMDSLPIDGMDLYQLNLFDNSLMKQAIDAGTIPPASTTVQQAEMYRAAGEWMRARMYKRISGCHWSRTARERSLYNTLTKSGAKVFPYGAGAGGFIGDATCFLSRDIAKYIPMVDAGQKPLMVLMQKSPNDALHNEVKYQLEMGWFSPKKLADKFGIEEREMTALAEAFVTSGLFVRGEVLYTMTEAGRFWQMNITQSILECIEVLMGGSWSPEIEKIAAQG, from the coding sequence CGTAAGCGTGTCGTCCATCCCGGCGTCAGAGCCAAACCATATCCGTCGACAGAGCGCGATGGTGTATGGGAATCTATCATGCAACAGACTGCACCGCGCGATGAAGTCAGAGCAGCGTATATCCATATACCGTTCTGTTCGCACAAATGCCTCTACTGCGGCTTCTTCCAGAACTTCACGAATGAAGATGTCGAAACGGCATATGTCGATCGACTTATCAAAGACCTTGCGCGCGATGCCGACAAGCCGTATATGAAAGCCGCTCCGATCCGTTCGATCTTTTTGGGCGGCGGTACGCCGAGTGCGCTCTCACCGCACAATATCGGCAGACTGCTCCAAGCCGTTCGCACGTATCTTCCGCTTGCCAATGATTGCGAGCTGACGCTCGAAGGCCGCGTCAGCGATATGGTGGAGGATAAGATGGATGTCTGGTTCGGTAATGGTGTCAACCGCATCTCTATCGGTGTACAGTCGTTCAATACGAAGATTCGTCAGATGGCAGGTCGTCTTGACACACGTGAAACAATCATGGAGCGCATGGAAAAAGCCGCTTCCTACAATCAGGCGGCGATCATCATCGACCTCATCTTCGGCCTCCCCGGCCAGACGGTCGAAACGCTCCTTGAGGATCTTGCCGACATGGACAGTCTCCCCATCGACGGCATGGACTTGTATCAGCTCAACCTCTTTGACAACAGCCTGATGAAGCAGGCGATCGATGCAGGCACGATACCGCCCGCCTCGACGACCGTTCAGCAGGCAGAGATGTACCGCGCGGCAGGCGAATGGATGCGTGCGCGGATGTACAAACGCATCTCGGGTTGTCACTGGTCGCGTACGGCACGTGAGAGAAGTCTCTACAACACGCTGACAAAAAGTGGTGCGAAGGTGTTTCCGTACGGTGCAGGAGCGGGCGGTTTCATCGGCGATGCTACGTGCTTTCTCTCGCGCGATATAGCAAAATATATACCGATGGTCGATGCAGGGCAGAAACCGCTCATGGTGCTTATGCAAAAGTCCCCGAACGATGCTCTTCACAACGAAGTGAAATACCAGCTTGAAATGGGCTGGTTCTCGCCGAAGAAGCTTGCCGACAAGTTTGGTATCGAAGAACGCGAGATGACAGCACTTGCCGAAGCCTTCGTAACGAGCGGGCTATTCGTGCGCGGTGAAGTCCTCTACACGATGACAGAGGCAGGACGCTTCTGGCAGATGAACATAACGCAGTCGATCCTCGAATGTATCGAGGTATTGATGGGCGGCTCCTGGTCGCCCGAAATAGAAAAAATAGCGGCACAGGGTTGA